A window of the Nitrosopumilus ureiphilus genome harbors these coding sequences:
- a CDS encoding histone, producing the protein MATKRKAASKAKRTVKKAVKRTAAKAKRTVKKAAPKRKTAAKAKRTVKKAVKRTAAKAKRTVKKAAPKRKTASKAKRTVKKAAPKRKTASKAKRTVKKAAPKRKTAKRR; encoded by the coding sequence ATGGCTACAAAAAGAAAAGCTGCAAGTAAAGCAAAACGTACTGTTAAGAAAGCAGTAAAAAGAACTGCAGCTAAAGCAAAACGTACTGTTAAGAAAGCAGCTCCAAAGAGAAAAACTGCAGCTAAAGCAAAACGTACTGTTAAGAAAGCAGTAAAAAGAACTGCAGCTAAAGCAAAACGTACTGTTAAGAAAGCAGCTCCAAAGAGAAAAACTGCAAGTAAAGCAAAACGTACTGTTAAGAAAGCAGCTCCAAAGAGAAAAACTGCAAGTAAAGCAAAACGTACTGTTAAGAAAGCAGCTCCAAAGAGAAAAACTGCAAAAAGACGATAA